In Montipora foliosa isolate CH-2021 chromosome 9, ASM3666993v2, whole genome shotgun sequence, the DNA window GAACGGCCTCCTGAGGAAGGGAGTCATATTTCTGGTGAAGGGGGCCAAATACAACGAAAAGCCTAGTGTTACCTGCGCAAGCTATTGTAATGTGCGCGAAATGGCTGAACAGACAGCTACACTGCGTTATCAATCGCAACCAAAGTGCACGCAATAATGACTAAAAAAAGAGCTAAACTTCAGTTAGAGATTGAGCAAGAGTGTTGAATCTTAACAAGAGGTACGTtgttcagtttgcaaataaatccGTTCACAATGCAGCAGTTAGCAGTGCCGTTGCGTTACAATATCATCGACCTTAACTGCAACCAAAGTGACTAACCAAATTTGCGAAAAGCAAGAGTGTTGACCTGATAGAAAGACACGTTTCCCAGTTTATCTCGCGAAAAGACAACATCGGTTACTTCTGAAAACGAAAAGCCTTTCTATGGAAATACAGTAAAAAGGTACCAAACATACCTGTCCATAGTTTCGCTTATTTCCAAAATTTCCATAATCGTACCTTTGGAATTTTTTGGAATTCACCATCTGTTGAAAAGGAAGTATGAACACATTTGTCAGAGAGACAACACCGAGGCCTACATAAAGAGAAGGACCTTTCTAGAAGTTTACAAAAAGTCTCCGATTGATTTTGGCACCCTTCATCATACGTCACTAGACATCACTTCGACCTCATGCTGACAAAAAATGACGGTTTTGTGATTTTCCGTTACAGATGCGGTTTTGCCTTACCTTATTTACTGTAAATCATGCCTTTAAAAGAATATAACATATATATGTCTTAGGAAATCTTGGGCACGAGTTTTAAAtattaaaagagaaaagaaagcgAAACAAATAAAACTGAGAAAGGACTAAATATTTTTGTAGGATCTCAGCTGCTATTTAAGGAATATCGTATTACCTGGAGCCAGTGGATCGCGTTTTTAACAGAAGTCCCTGAGGGTGTGTGTGCTACATACACTGGAATTCGAGTCTGTTGTGAAATGAAAGATAATAAAGGTGAAATAGTGCTTGACACTGACTCATATCTTTTCGTACAAATGACTatgaaataaataacaaagaaaaaggaaatttaaaaataGGTATGCCGGGAAATGCaaataattagatgcacgcggatttcaataagcgttaCGGAGTGTCCCCCAAATGATGTTCCCCAAATAAGGCACAACGCCGGGCTACATTTACCCTGACCTACTGAATAACGCTTTTCTTGTCCCTAatcttattgttagaaatagatAGGAATGCCAAGAATTCAAGCGCAACTTCTTGTTGGATATCAtattacttgcatttctggacacaaaAGTGAACATACTAAATGGGGACAAAAGAGTTTATCGTACATTGTTCAAATTTTTCCGATCAAAACCGCACAAAGTGAACATCACGTCGGCGCAAAGTGGTTGATTGATAGTCTTTGAACAGACGTGTTTCCCAAACCATTGAACAATGGGTCCGGATGGAAGGAAGTCGCGTTTACCCAACAACATGTGCaccatctttgaaaaaataaggaaataaatgTGTTAACACCAATAAACCCCCAACGACAAGTCTCCTTTTTTTAGAGAAATGTACTATGATCATGCATAAAACAATGTACAATAACTTAGTTTTAGATATAAGCCACCGAGTTGACCTTTGCCTTGAGTAGTGCTTACTGTAAAGATTGTCTGTCTCAGAGAGTGACTAAGAAAGTGAAACCTCTGATGTCACATATGTATGCCTTAGCAAAGGGAAGGTACTCTCGAATTGATAGTGGAAATGAATCTTTCAAATGTCCTTAACTGAGTTCGTTGAGGGACTTGTATGAGGTTGGCATTGTGGTATACAACGGACGCATACAACACGAGAAAGCAATACTAATGTACGTTCTCCACGTACCAATTATAAACTTAGGAGGAAAACACTAATTCTTCAAACCTTTAGGGAGTTATATCACCATAAAACGAAAGTAACCCTTCAATATGTAGCTAAGCGGTATCTTACGTATCCAGCGACTATTCGGTTGATCTTGCTtacgttgtacaatatgggcgagCTATCCAATAGCAGGATTGGTTTTTAAGATAGAAAATATAAGCTATTCTATCTTGTATGCTCCCGTTGTCGTCAGAACCTTAAATTCGTTGTCTTATAGCCTAGCACAGAAGAAAAATAGGACTAAAATAGACTACTTTTTCTCCTTTAACAGATAATGGTTTAGATCTTGTCTTGGTGTTGTCGATGCCATAGACGACTTCGTTTCTTGCCCTAACTCCTAATTGAATGCGAGCCGACTGTTTAAATAGtatgatatttttttcaaagaaaaatgaatttaTCAAAATATATCCTTTTATTGACACTTACTAGCTCTGCAGCGCTAGCTTCGGAGtcttatttgtttaaaattttaaaaggaaaaagaggaTACGTGTTTGATTGAAGGATCGTAATGTAAACGATCATACTACATACCTCAATTTCCATGGAAGTTTCGCTAGGAATGGTCAGGAAAGGGGTCTTTGTATGACCTATAGTGCCTACTGGTGCAAGAGCGAAAAACGTCTTCACCATTTTAGCCAACTCTTTATTCGTGGAGAACTCGGCAAAACCGATTGTAGTTCCCTGGGAATGACCAATGTAGTACAGCGAGGATTGCGATGTTTTTGTCGTCACAAATTTCAACATGGCAGGAAGATCGTATTGGGCCATCTCGTCCcagctgcaaaaaaaaaaaaacaaacaaaaaaacaaaaaatagccGAAAGGCGGTGAGTTCAGATGCTCTTACTTTCATTTCGTTACGGGAACAATGTCAACGGTAATGTTTTAATTGATAAAGTTTGCCGTCAAAGTTGACGGTTGTGTAACACACTACGTGAAATTATTTCTGAAGGTAACACCAATGTCACAGGCTTTTAAACGGTACAATAGTTAGCTTGCCTCAAATTGAACCCTGTTTGCCGGAGGTTTCCTTAATTTCCCTCTGTAGCGAGAAGGAAAGGAAACCTCTGCACGGATCTCCTCGGATACCCTGTTGCGTGTGAGCGACGTGATGTCAATGCAAAGCCTTTTCTACCattgggaaaggaaaggaaaggaactttattagtGTCTAgaagatttagcgctggagcactaattggggacactgtaaagcgaaattaacaatcaacacaaattaagtcaaatgttggtttttgaggagaggggaaaccggcaTCATATgggggttgagtttgttgcttctctatactgtaccgagaggtttttctccgggtattccggtttttcctctcctcaaaaccaacatttgactttaaGGTGCgtcaattgttaatttcagtttaccgTGTCCCTAATTATAGTGCTCCGGCgcttaataaagttcctttttttcctttcccttcCGATTGTGTTCAGTATTGTTCTCTGTTAGACCAATGGAGAGCCACCTCTTCCATGATCTCATTTTTTAGATCGTCCTTTACCATGAAAAAGTAAAGAATATTACCTAAAGTCCCAAAATTTATTGGAATTTGTTTTGTATTTGATATGACGTAGACCATAGGTATTTCCTCGCACGTTGCCCAACCAAACATCAAAGCCTGCATCAGCCATAAGAAAGCCCAAGCTTTGATTAGGGAAGTTTGCGACCCAGTTGGACGAGGCACACAGCATACCATGCTGTAGGAATACCACTGGCTTCGGACCTGGACAGCTATCCTGGTCACAAGTGTCCTGGTTGACTTCATTTCTTCCTCCTGGTATTCTCTGAATGTAGATGAGGTAACCGTCTTCTGTCTCAACGGTGTACTCCTCTGCTGGGTATCCATTGAAACTAATCATTTCGGTCTGAAGGACGAATACAATTAGTTTGGTCTGTAAGGGGAACCCAGACACCATCAAGGTATACCAAATAGGCTTTAATCACACCggggccatgttgagtcccaagggattgagaacttttgtttttgcgcactgaaactcgttcccaaacattcccgaggctcggggtacggaATCTATTGtgtatggccaatatggcctctgtgcgaataaggcccatgTAACGTCCACTTTGTTTGCTTTTATTCTAGGGGTCCTTTGTAAGGCCGTTCATGAACTTTGTGTACCTTTTTACAAGTTAAGACGGTCGGCGGTAATCGCAAACATTTTGACATTCAGCGGACCtcaaccattttaaaattcatttggcagccattttgaaaaacagcATTGAAGCACAAAAGGTAACATTATACATCTTTAAATTGTCTTTGCAAAGGTGGCTCACCTAGTAGCCAATTGTCGGTTTTTACTCATAAGTAGCAAGCATTTTTAACCGAAATAGAtcgatgaaaaataaaaaaaataagcaaataaaTCGGCGAAATCAATTCTCTTTTCATTCCCCTAAACACGGTTGCACCTTCGTTTCCTTAACATGGAACCCCATCGAGGACTGAGTTTGTaaagtgtttcttttttttttttttttctcaaggtaATCTAGTTTTCCAGCTCTTCTTAGACTATCATTGGATCCATTTAGGGTCAAATTATTTtcgaatgaaggggtagtttctaaagaaactgtggtgctgcgtcggtggggaagtagtatacaaaaatttggtttatcaacggagttgataatgtaaattgaccaccgtacagagattctaaaagctgacgtttcgagcgttagcccttcgtcagagcgaatcgagggattatgggttacgtgtagtttttatagtagagtaggagctacgctattggtggtaacatggcaacgtgaaaagtaggaatatattagttaaatgaaaagcgttcgttaataccgtgaggattaagggtgccgatttgaaagatgaatttttgttccagattcttgcggctttccgtcgtacctagatgtagggaaaggccgcagatagccatgtgttttttggagtggttaggcagattaaaatggcgagcgactggcttagatgcatccttgtcattcttctcaacatcgcgaaggtgttcgcggaatcggtcacctagtcgtctacctgtctcaccaatgtataatttattgcataacgtacaggttatgcaataaatgacatttgcggaggtacatgtgaaacgatcagtgatcttaacagatcgcttaggtcccgatatcttgctagtgttaacaatgaaaagacaagttttgcatcgtgagcgcgcgcatttgaaagtgccgggttgctcgttggttttgaacgcgcttctaactaaaaagttgcctacgtttttgtcgcgtttgaatgaaataagtggaggttgcgaaaagattctactagtttcgggatcattttggagtaatttaaaattactaagaatgatgcttttgactgcgtgattatgaggatggaaagtgagggtgaatggaattctgtcattcttatctttctgtgacgtttgcagtgacgactgtcgatcaaattgttaaACTTAAAgcatttctcatttttcttaCGAGTGATAATATATTTCCTATACtctttaccaaaaaaaaaagtataaataGAGCAGACCGATATCAGAGACGTTGTCCGTAAATCCTTCGTCCCATTGTCcagtttttattgaaaataaaaattttagcTGCTTTTGACTGTCgttaaaaatttccttacaGACCTAAGCCCACACATACAGATAGATACTTAGATTTTAATTCCTATCACGACAGTCAACGCAAGGTCAGCACAGCATCGACTCTCCTGCATAGAGCTCTAAATCTACCCAATTCCTCCGAAGGAAAAAAGCGGGAACTTAAATATGTTCATGCAGCTCTGGAGTCCAACGGTTATCCATCTAATTTCATCAAAAACATACAGGCTAAAGAAACTCGATCTTCAACAACAAATGTATCCCCAGAGGAACTTGTTGGAATGTTTTTCAAGATGGTGAACCAACCGACCCACGCAACTCTCTCGCTTCTCTTCCTTATATCAAAGGAGTAACTGAACCCTTGACACATGTCCTCAATAAACACTAGGTCACGGTTGTAAACAAAACATTTACCACTCTACAACAACAGTTCCCAACTCCGAAATTCAGACCTTCGATGGAATCGCAGACCAACGTCGTGTATAAAATTCCCTGTACAAATTGTTCGTGGTGTAATATTGAGGAAACTGGCAGAGCTTTTAATACCCGAGAAaaagaaacaccaaaactgcGGCCCAAGGTTTATGAATAgacattttcgaattctcacggctggactggatctagcatgaaatggaggccaATGTGGACAAATCTTTtcgaatgcaaattaatttgcccgcattagcctccatttcatgctagatccagtcgaaccgttagaatacgaaactggcctattgctAATCACGGCTGGTCCAACAACCACgccattgattttgaaaacgtgtcaattattgacaaaggcacttttagaACCAGAAAAACATTACCGTGGTATACCAGAGTGACACCTAAAGCAGATAAATTCTCGCCCGTTACCTGGGCAatacaacctttttttttcacaaacattcataaccatttacatttttattatttcgcAATTCACGCTTTTTATTCACATATTCTCATcgctttcttatcattcattttacccattgaagactgcagttcgggcagtcgaactCGTAGTTTtcaatcattttagccagagatcgttctTTAAATTACACcctggctgcggcccttcaatattttAAGACCtattttaattgcacatttcccTGGAAACAATTGTTTTGATGGATCAAAAGTATGGTCAGATGCTATTAGTTCAAATTTACGCTCCAAAATGGCCACTGACGTGTTGCCTTGTTCAagattaaatattcttttgagttttaagcttaagaacacggcatcaagggcttatttgaataaaaacaaaagaatatttaaatggccgccattttgaaataaggtgtatagagctttttttttttgttcaggcAGTTCATGGGTGAAAATTATTTTCCTGTTGTTTTGATTGAATATTTTTCCGAATGAgcttttacagtaaaatattGAATCTTCATTTTACGGAGAACGTTTCCGTTTAGGATcgctttaattttctttacacTGTCGTTTAAACTAGTCTAGTTTGGGCCGATGAGTGTATGAAATTTTCGCCCCTCAAAAGCTTTGCGATTAGAAGAAAAAGatagcacttttttttttctagcgtTTATTTCGCGACTAGTACAAACGGTTATTGTATTAGGAAAGGCCAGACCGTATTCTGGTGTTGttattaaataaatacaagagaaaataaaggaaaagagagagcatCCCCGCATACATGCCTTTCAGTTTCCATAGGTAATATGTCTGAAGTTATTTTACGATCGACTCACACGCTGCACAGACCCCAAGGAGATTAGGTAACAGCAGAAACCCATTacggttgaaacgtgtaacgcgcgttcacagcttccgaatattcaatgcgaactgattggttgaatgtctcagtgctaagtaccatatttggaaacccctcgctcttgttgttccaaatatggtacttagcaaattgaatattcagaagcttgtttcccagcacacaaggggccgttacacgtttcaacccttatgggtttctggtaacagccaatcatatggcGGAAATTTTTGTTCCGCGTGGATAGCCTACTCTCAGAGAACACGTTCCCgccatatgattggctgttgcctaATCCCCACGGGATCTGTACAGCGTGAcagtcgatctaaaaataacttacgaCATTACCTATGGAAAAGAGCATGTTTATAGGGGATGCCTTCTTTTCCCCCATTTTTTCTCTTAGTAAATATTATTGGTGTGTATCCGAGATCTAGAATATTACagtattgaaaaataaaatcccTGCACTTAAGCTTTTCTACGAAATTACACACTTCAAAAATTGTCATCCGACAGCAATTCCCGATCGAAAATAAGTAAACGAGCAAATTTTGTTAAAACCATTCGACTTTTACGACAGGTGTGTTGAAGGTAAGAAACTCTTATGTGGTTTTGTGTTGTTCATCACACCCGGCGACATTTCTTCCCACCAAAAATAGATCAGATGGAGTTTTAGATCAGAATAGATCAGTTTTAGATCAGGATAGGGGAATAGATCAGAGTTTTTAATAGCACTAAATACAAGATATACGTGAAACAAGGATGTACGGCAGTCGTTTGCAAATGTTGTCGAGGCATTTTGAGCATATTCCCGGAATAAATGCACGTGTAACTTTGAAAGGAATACGCGCCAGGCTTTAAAACTTCTCAACTTCTTTTTCCCTAAAAAATGGCAGGTTATTTTGGCGTAAGTTTAATTTTGgtatggcttagatgtaccacatgtgtgggacatttggggtggctttataagcttaacctccatcc includes these proteins:
- the LOC137971812 gene encoding gastric triacylglycerol lipase-like produces the protein MYLTSFTILYTVLATANGFGLFKPRWDPEDVMNVTEMISFNGYPAEEYTVETEDGYLIYIQRIPGGRNEVNQDTCDQDSCPGPKPVVFLQHGMLCASSNWVANFPNQSLGFLMADAGFDVWLGNVRGNTYGLRHIKYKTNSNKFWDFSWDEMAQYDLPAMLKFVTTKTSQSSLYYIGHSQGTTIGFAEFSTNKELAKMVKTFFALAPVGTIGHTKTPFLTIPSETSMEIEMVHMLLGKRDFLPSGPIVQWFGKHVCSKTINQPLCADVMFTLCGFDRKNLNNTRIPVYVAHTPSGTSVKNAIHWLQMVNSKKFQRYDYGNFGNKRNYGQRKTPLYNLQDMTLPVVVYSGENDWLADPKDVQYLLSQLPNVIHSVEIPKWNHLDFIYGLDAAPVVYNEIIEYIQHSSE